A stretch of DNA from Temnothorax longispinosus isolate EJ_2023e chromosome 2, Tlon_JGU_v1, whole genome shotgun sequence:
GATAGAAGTAACGGATACGAGAAGAAGTGGTTCGAATCACAAAACGCAAAAGTAGCGTTACAGGAAGATGCCTATAAGTGGAGTACAGCCGACATGTGATCACGTTCACACATGTTACTATAGCAGAAGTTTTCAATTCTATTTCCATCGATCGTTAGCAAAGAAGCGTCAATAAAGAAGATTTTAAATGTTTCGATAATACAaatgtcctttttttttctattcccGTGCACGTGTGCGATTGCTCCAAGTGTAAAAGGATCGTTTTTTTCCCTAATCCTTATCTTTATGTTCTCCGCAAGTGGTAGCCTAACGACTGAGATATATCAGTAACGTACACGTGTGCGGAAACCGCGAGATCGATATTCGTTCCAGAAAACGAGAAGAACGGAGAGGCTGGCGCCGGTCTGGCAACGGTCTGCCGGCGATGGTCTAGACGGAGCGGAATACCACCGTCTGCGAAATCGATCGTGCGCTTTTAAGGTCGCGGGGAATCCACTCCGGATGGCGGGTAGTATGGGAGTTATTGGGAGTGGCGGAGGGCTGCACACATTTGACATAGTCATTcgcggcgcgcgcgattaCCGGATCgaaacgttttcttttttacggTTTCGCCGTCGCAATCGCGCCGTGGCTGTATCGAGTCCTGGCGCCGAATCCTCGCGGAAAGGACGACCGTCATACATTGGTAACACTGAGGCTTGCGCTTTAGGCTTTCGTCGCCTAAAGCGTGTCGCTTCGCGCCGCATCGCGCCGGCCAAAAACGTGACTGGAAACGTGGCGATCTCTTCCGCGtcccgtcgccgtcgccgccgccgccgtcgcctcCGCCTCCGCGACTCTTCCACGGCGCGAAGAAACGGGGGTGCTGCGTGGCGCGAATATATATCGGCGTCATATACATAGACTTGATACAACCCGGGTTGGTTGCCACGCGAGCAAGGGCAGGGTCGTAAGTGAGCGACGCCAGTATCGTTCGCGACGTCGAACGGGatttctcgttctctctgCGTGTACAGCTCGCGGTAATGCTCGACTTTCGGTGAGAGCCACGATCGGTCGGTGGAATCCTTCCTTCGTCGAAGGAGACGACCGCGGGACGCCGGGCGTCGCGTGACAGTAAGACGCATGAGGGAGTCTCGGATTACTTTTGAGTGTGAAGGATTGTCTCGCAGGTGCCGGCGCCACGCGACGTGTCAGTAACCCCCGAATAAAGGTGGGAAGCAGGGGGTGGGCGCAGGAGGAACCTGACACTTACACATATGCGCGCATATgtagatagaaagagagatagagggaAGGAAAGTAATTTCGAATGAAAATCGTCGAATTTTCACAGTCGGTTAAACGtgcaagatatatttttaaaagtttcaaagaaattttagTCGTGACTAGAAAGATAGCTATTTTTCATTACCACAAGGATAAAAAGAATATCTGAAgcacagagaaagagagagagtacaACGCGACGTTTTACATTCGCGACGGATTCTCGGACAGTGAAGGATAGAAAGCGAGTGGAAGGGAGAAAGGAGTGagtaaaaaaggagaaaatagaaaagtgaaagggacaagaagaaaatttatactCTTTAGTATCCCAATAAAATAGAACGTAATTACTATATTTGCTACAAGACTTTTCTACTGAGAAAAGTGATAACTTGACTCAACTGTTTTTCTTTCGTAACGCGATGTTAACAAGAGAACTGCAATAATACGGGTGCCTCTTGAAGTCTGATTTAGTTCGATACAAGAAAATTTAAGAGAAGAACAGACAGGGAGAGACATGGGGTGCAATACTAGCAAGGAGAGCGTTCAGCCAGCGGTGGAGGAGGCGAAAGAAGGCGATTCCGTCAAGAACGGGGGTGAGCGATTATCCCTTTCGATTTGTTAATCGTGCGAGCCATCGTCATGCAAATTTGTAACGAATTGTGCGATAAACACGATCTAATTTTCCGCATATTTCCGCTTTACTAGAGTTTGCACGATATTGAATTTTGTATTGACGACGATGACATCGTACGATGCTTTTTGTCGTTTTTTGTGTCTTGCACCATTTTAATCTCTATAAATTGCAACTACCACAAAACTCCGGCGTTGTTTATCTTGACAATGACAGAGTCTGCTTTGTTTCACAATGATAAATGTACCTCTGTTCACTTCGTTAGATCCTTCGAGCTGATTGCGTGCACGCGCTTCAGTAATATCAACGCAATCAGTAGGGTCGGCAGAACGAACGACTATTTTCCATGTAACAAATGCGTTCGATGCGCACAGTGAtgaatgtacaaattttttaaattttattcttcataCTTTGCGAGACTCGAACCAATCTCAATTAACTTTTCAAGGAAGACTTCTCGACAGAATCAATCTCGATTAACTTCTCGATGAAGACTCGagtcatttaaaaattcatattttgcGAGACTGCAATCAATctcgattaatttttcgatgaatAGTTGTCGATAGAATCAATCTCGATTAACTTCTCGAATGAAGACTCATTCGAGTCATTAATTAAACGATCTGTCGATTGAAATCAAACGAATATTCTCGGAAAAgactattttctttaatatcaataaattgttttaatttaattattatatggaataaattttttgtgatgTAAACAGTTTTTACTATTTGAGAATAAATGtgagaataaattttgtttatcttGTTATCTAAAGCGGAATCGAACACAGAAAATATGGACTTAAAGCGCTCTCATTTGATAAGAAAAcgattgatattaataaaatggatATTTTTGTGTGCTCATGTCAAATTTCGcgttatatgtattttctgCTTTATTAGATTTCtagaaatttaatgttaaaatttccTCTTATCTCGCAATAATGTACGATCCTCGATAACGCgccagaaaaataaatgtaggtATTTTGGCGAGCGTAAAATAGGGCGTTCGTGAAATCCGATGGGGGTGTATCGAAATACCGAATAAAAGTGATCGCGTGATGTATGTCAAGGTTTAACCCTTCACTATTTCTACAACTACGAAAGTTTCCTTTTATAATCGAGATATGATGGACGATGGCGTTGGTTAAGAAAAAGTGGAGTAATGGatttaacagaaaaaatattaataaaaagcttGTTATTTGTACGAATACGTCGGGTACTcgttgtttttattaataaaataatcataaaatgaatgaaataatcataaaatagtATTTATGGAATAGTAATAGACACAATAACTGTGTTTTCGCAAGTATTATAAACGGGAAAAGAGCTCCATCATTTGTCTGAATACGTCGAGAGCTTGTCGTTTTTATCATGAATGAAATAATCACAAAATAGTATTTATGGAATAACAATAAGAAGCAATAACCGAGTTTTCGGAAGTCTAACAGACGGAAGATCGAAATTTGTCcgacaaaataataatctcttCTCACGTGAGTTCCGTGTATTGTATCGCATGATTGCACGAGcacattgattaatatttaaagagcCCGACTTATCAGAAGCTGATGCGGCAAGTTTAATTATTGAGTTTCGGGAATTCCTGCTTTACTGGCTGGTAGTAAAAATCCGTACAGCCTAACTTGCTTCGAGCAGAATCAATTACTCCGGAGCTTCGATGAATTTCCGCATGTGAGATACTGGATTGTTTCATCAATACCGACGCAACCAACACTGCATGGAGAGATTCCAACAGTGTGGCTCGCATAAGAATGCCGATCGAACAGGAATGCTACTGCGGGATGATGAATGGAATCGATATACAAAAGTCTTTTACGAAGCTGCTGGTGTAGCATGTTAATCGATCTTGAAAATAGAGTTTCGAGCCCTTTCAGATGCAAACGGAGCGGAAAAATCTAAAACGACTACGTTTACAAGTTTTTGTTAGaacatagaaaaatttttgtgaGTGGAATTTCTTGGAGTGGAACGCTATGGTTCGCATCGATGATGGATATTTGAAGTATCCGAAatgacagaaaaattttttggctCATCAGACGTAACATAACATTTCAACAGTATGAATACGtacattttatgaatatttatgaatatttatgaacATTTTATGAATACGTACGCGTATTCTTTTGTGACTAAACTAATCTTGTGGTTAATCTAATTATAACAAtctatacataaaaaaaataacacgtCTGACCTAGTTCTGCCGTGTACAATTGCGGATCGTTATCATTCCCAGGCTCAAAGTGGCGATCGTTTTCTTGTTAAGAGGAATATTTCACGCGCGGTGAACGAAAGTGTATAAAAGAGAACAGAAAGAAGGGTAATTGATGACGTAAACTGTGCTGCGATTGCATTCTTCTTGTTAACAAAAGTTGAATATAAATGAAACGTTGCATTTTGATTGTACATACTGTATACAGTACTTTCGGTATTCGCGATTAGCGCACGTGGATTCGTCGATAGAATCAAGTTATTATAGCAATTAACATAAGTAGCTTACGCATAATGCAACGCAATTTATCGTTTATTGGCGCAATTTTAATAGAGTCGGTAAACTGTTTATATCGGTTTTTCCCTTAATCCTCTTTGCCAACATTGTTGGCTTCTTAACGATTTGGATGCCATGACAGTATTCTCACTATTGCGATTAAGCCGTTCGCAAGGCATGCTTTATACTCTATTTTTAGagggaataatattttttaaaataatagatcgTATTTGCAGAACATATTATCATACGATTTTCTCAAGGTTCTGCAGTGAGTGCGTAATGGTGCAATTGCTCAAATATTCACGACTTAATAGACCGAAAGGAAGGAGGGAAGGCAATAAGGCATTATAGTAAAAGAAAAGTTGCAAGACAAAGAGAATTTCACCGCAGTTGCAAATgcgtaattaattacaattcaaaaaatacatattatcaAAAGCACAAAACGTTTCGGCCCGTTTTGGATCATCCCCAATACcttgagaagaaaaaaaagaaaaaagatcaatatcttttttaggCCGGGAGAGTCCAAAGTGGAGCGAAACTGTGATATTTTCGACATCCCTCTTATACATTCGCATGTTAATGGAGCTCGAAGACATTCGGTCGCGAATCGATGTGCTCGGCCAGGTTATTAAcggagcgagcgagcgaaaaaaaaaccgcaaatataaaaagtccGATATACAGAGGGTTGAACGACATCCGCGACGGCCCTGTTTCGCGGCGTGCACTCGGTCGCGGGGCGAGAATCCGTGGACTGCGACTGCGAACGAGCGGCGCGGCAGGGCCGTGATCGGCCGCTATTGTAAACGGGGTCGTCGGGCGCGGGGCGCCCGGGAACAGTCAGTTGCACATCAGACCGAGCCGCGCGTGGATGTGCAGGTGAGAGAggccgagcgagcgagcgggcgACGCAGGTGAGTCGCGGCGCGAGTGCGACCCGACGCCGCCTCCTCGCAATGCAACGATCCTCGCGTGCATGCTTAACCCGTCGCGTCGGAGGGAAAACCGGGTTAAAAGAGGCGGGTGGCGGGCGGCGATGACCGGGGCGGGGGCCTCAAGTGATATCGTCTCGAGACACGCGACACGCGAATCGCAATCGCCACACGCCGTTAATATCGCTTGTAAAGCGCGAGGTAAAAGCCCGAAACGGATTATTGGCTCGAAACGTATACGTGTTTGTCAGGTGCGACGCGAGTCTCTTCCTTGCACTTCGTGCTTGCACATCTGAGGATGTCCGTATCGAACGCCCCGTGACCAGGCCGGGTCAAGTAAAATGGGAATCTTTATGATAAGCGACGGAAATAGTCGCATCCTCGAAAACCCGAAACCTATTTGAGATCAGCTGTTCGGCTGACCGACTGTTATTTCGCAGGAGCTAACGGTTGTAAACCGATTGACAGATGTGCGAAATAAATTCTCCCGGATATCCGCGAAAAGGAGCAATCTCTGTCTCAAGATTTGTAAATCTCGTCAAATACACTTGGATTTTTATCGCGCTTTTAGAACACAATTTAAACACTTATTAAACATTgcataatttctaaattaatctCTTCTTCATTCagcgaaatataaaatattttgaaattaattgacattttaattaatattagcaGGTCAATGTTAAAGCATTCCGTTTTTTTTAGAAGTgatatttaattgcaaaatattaatttataaatcattaaaaagcTTATCATTCAGGAATTACTTTTATGATTTTTCTCGACAGAAAATTGCCGCAATTGTCTAGAGATAAAACAGTTTACGATGTCGccaaatttatctttatagtttcaatcgatatataaaattaaatttatctatttagaGTTAAAAGGGGTTTCATAATCACGATAACGATGTTTCTCTGGCAAGTTTGATTTCCTCGAGGGTTCTGGTAACAAGGTCTGGGTGGATCGATGGCGGAACATCCTTGCGTGATATcagagaagaaataaaagcaaaTCCAAGCATTTAAGAAACATTGTCaacatattgtaaaaatatcgagaCAAGCGCAAAGGGAATGTTCGAAGATGAGATCGCGATACAAATAACGGCTAACCCTCAGATAAgcatttttagtttttaactAAAACTCAATGCGCGCTTTTTATCCACGTGCATAAAACATGTGCGATGTTATCCTTTCTCCTTTTTACTTTCTCTCAGAAAGCCTTACAGCACGTATAAACATAAACGTCGATATAAAATTACCGCGAACCTGTACGATCGATCCGCCAGCTTTGCACAATGTGACAAAACAACGAGAAGCGCAACTAGGGAAGAATTCATTGCTCGTCACGAAAGTGTCTCGCTATGTTTCCTGAATTCCCACTTGCTCTGTCTAGCTCTATCAAGTAGTAACCTGGGGAAACAGTGTCGCGCAAAAGCGCTCAATAGCTGGTGTGTTCtattttctaaaagaaaaatcagttTCCAATGCTGTCACGCTTAATCCTCATATCTcacatttaattgttttattcattCGAGCTCGATGGAacttcaataaattaataacatataattggagaaaaatcaatttaaatcgCATCAATCATGACGCATTATcctatttctaaaatattgcAGGGATATACCTGTAATTGAGTTAAATTGagatataatgaaaatataatgatatgaTAAAAAGACTGGTGTGTAAAGTGCGAGATTTGGTGCGAggattaacttttattacaattatttcttccgtcagagagaaaaattattttttacgattttttaaacgaaaaattttcgCACCGCGTGAAATGACCGCTTAAAGATATGACAGAACCTTATCTCTGTCGATATACGTCGATGAATCATTGGAGGAGACACGAAGATTTTTAACTTCATTAGCAAATAGATGGAAGAGCCGATTAATATTTGTCGCATCATTTCACATCAGAgcgtgaaattttaaaaatgtatattaggCGTTGTATAATCTTGAGCGCGAAAATAGAAACGCTAATCGATACTTGTCGCTCTGGAACGTCTCTGTGGAAGGTGAAATGTTCGGAATAAATGTAGGTGAACTGTGGCTAACACGGCGGCCATTTCTAATATACGGGATGTATCAGAAGCCGCGCCCTTTCTCCAATCTTCTACGGATTTTCGGGCAATTTATAGCCGCTTTTTCCTTAAGGGAAAATCAGGGAGCAATTACCGGCTGATATATTGTATCACATAATTTATGTGTCGTTTGCATATCATTATTTATGCCCGATTCTTTATATTGTCATTATACTCATTGTTATCATTCAAGAAACTTCTAGCTGTATTCTGTATTAGGTGCAGCATCTCTAATTCAcgttttgcataaaattaagCCGAAAgcgaaattattctttattacttCTGTTCGAAGATATCTCAAAGGCGGCCGAAAACAGCGCAGAAGCCTCGAACGAGGGGAACGAAAACGCAGAggaagataaagagaaagaggcagCAGCTACGAAAATACAAGCAGTTTTCCGTGGGCATCACGCTAGAAAAAGTCTGAGAGTGTCGGAAACAGCGTCGAAGGAGACAAAAACTGACGAAGAACCCTCCGAACCTACGCAGGAACAGCTGCAGGAGGAATTCCGTGCCGACGATCAGGGTGAGCGACTATATATGCCCTGATATAAATTCGGAGCTCGAGGAAGGATATCGTTATTTAAACAGCTTCTATTCCATAGAGCTCTGTGACGCGGCGAAAAAGATACAAGCGACTTTCCGGGGCCATATGTCGAGAAAGGAAGCTACCACTGCCGCCAAGTCGGCGATGAACATGGTTGAGAGTGCGACTGCTAAGATAGAAGAAAAGGTGAGTTAACTGTCAATCTCGTTAGATACCATATACGTGAAGGCTTACTATCTATTGATTAAAGAGGATTAGAAGCTGCTCTATCGAGCATCTGCCTTCGGcctttcgtaaaaattttaaacgcgAGTTCTATTGACTCTTCGCAGAACTTCACCCGACCTGATATAATCCCTGGGTTCCGTAAAGCGAATATGCGCGCATTTTCTGTAGTAAACGTTACGTAAGATGAATGCGCGCATATGCCCTTTACGGAACCCAGGCTATATCTGATTGCCAGGAAAAGGCTTTATTCAATTATTGGCCATTTTCTATTAttgatatacgtataataatgtTCTAATTTTCGATTGAGTCATTTAATGCAAAGTCATTTAATGcaacgtttttattaaaatttgtttgagctgtacatatatatctatatattacgtatatgataattgtgtacatatagaaaataatatattctcgaTATTCGGTTTTTAAAATCTTGTACAGTTTAGATCAATTAATCTCGcttaataagaattaatttctcgGTGAAAGTTTTATTATGAATTATCTATTTGTTGATGTAAGAAATGATCAAAGACCGATAAGGCCAACTAATTATGATAAAGAATAAGATGTCTTTATGTGTAAAGTAGTAACACCCCACCTACTGGATCAGAGCTCTCTAGAGTtataagaaaagattttttattaataggcagttttattgataaataatgaattaatttaataaaagtattatatataagtttcaGCAAATTCATGACAATGTGTCACacatttttcgtaaattatatttctggaAAATAACCGCTATGGTCGCGTAGTATTCGCGTTGCGcgttatattaaaacaagaataaatAGCTAAGAGAGCTGTTGTAatcaaagtaattttttttctcaatctGATACGCCAATATTGATTCGATCGATGAAGCGGTAATGACAGGTTTTGATGCACAAGGTCGCCGTGATCGATCATTTCTGTACCGAGGTCCGTGAGAGAAAGCTATTGTTAGACCCTTTGACATTACGTTGATCCACGAATGCCCGGCGAATAATCGACAGCTGCCTTCCAAGCTAAAGATGATCATCTGGGTACCGAAGCGCTACTAAAGCTCGTCTCGAGACCAGTAGACCGGTATGGCCTACAATGTTTAAGTTACTTTCGTGTCGTATCGATTAATTAAGTACGGGCTAGTTGACGCACACAGCGGGATTCCGTGCAGTCTCAGTCTCATTTAAGATAAGAAGGCTAACTTCGATAAACGCGAGAGAAACACATTCCGTTCGCGATCGAATAAGTTCCCGTTTCGGAAAGCTATATATTCGAGGATAAAAAGATTTAGGGCGTCTTAAAGTAACAAACGGCTATAGCGCTCTACGTTTTACGTTTCTGTTGTCAAATTCTGTTGCAGATGGACGACGCTGCCCAAGAATTAGAGGGGATCGACTTGGCCGATCCGGACTTGCACAAGGCAGCGACTAAGATTCAAGCGAGTTTCCGCGGTCACAAGGTCCGTCAGGAGGTCAACATCCATACTGCCGacgacattaaaaaataagacgCTTACTCAAACGCAGGGATGCCGGGAGAGATagaatattacttattacagTCAGTGCCATTCTTAAACAGGTTTCGAACGCCATCCCCTATTTCTTGTACCTTATAATGTAGTGTCCATAAACTAGTAAATTATGCGCGTAAATATACGAGGCATTCCAGACAAGCCGAACAACGGACAGGCGAACGAGTTTTATTAGTTCACTTCGGGCCGCTAGTTGTAAACAACGATAccgtttattttacattaaaacaattaatccAGCCTTCGCCCGGGACCAGTGAGATTTAAGCGCTTTCTACTTTGGCTAAAATGAGGATCCTTCGAACGAGATATTTACAGGCTGAGGCATACAAATGGGAACAttcaaatgttttttattatttatcgatatataaaaaaagttttctccGGAACAAAGTTGCACTGTGTAAAGAAGGACTACaatggcaaataaaaaaaacgattgTTCCTTGAGCCGTTTCTTAGAATCGATTTAGAGTGCATTTCACACAATTCGCTACATGACTACATTCTGGAACTATCCTCATACTATCGACTTAcacttacattttttatgagtTATTACTGCCATACATGAGCAGAGAGATATATACAGGCAGATTTTTCAAGACTTCAAAGAACTTTTCTCAACATGGTTATATAATACTTCCTATGCAAAACGctaaagaaagattaaatgtGATATGGTGGAGAAAGAACGGACAGTTTCCTATATAATTACCCGACttaatattcaacataaaTTGTGATCTACAACAACAGAATGACAAACATACAAAATCCTCGTATCTGGTAGGTATGTTAAGTGGAACGCGACGGAACGCGATAGAGTATAACTTTAACATCCTACGCATGATAAACGGAGCATATATTAAGATGTAccaatatcaataatatgcatgttaacttttatataagttcCTGTATCTATGTAAAATAAACGGTATGGTTGTAGCGTTTCCAATTCTAAAATTAACGATGAAAGTCTGTTTTtcgaatatcttttattacgACACACAAATGTTGAAAGCATGatttaatctttttgtttctaatttattGTTGAAAACGGAATGTGATaactaaaaagtatatttctcGACTgcactttttacattttcctacattttttttacctttctctttctctctttccctctgtTTCTCAAaagttaaatgtatatatgttttactTTAAATGTGGAAAGTGTAAAAATGTGTACGATTGCTTCTCCTTTGAgagtttggaaaaaaatatatcgatctCAATGCAAAATAAACTGGTTAGTCCCGATCGTCATACTAttcaatttatcatatttagagggactataaatttaaaaacgtcTTTCCCATATTactaattatacataaaaagataattaagaaaaaggaAGTTCCAaactttcaaataattttacaaactttggacataaaagatattgtattttatcattattgtattttacgttattgtattttacgttattaatGCAGTAGAACTTCTATTTAACGCAGAATATGGCATATTTCagcttcaaaataaaatttgtggatatattataatccatattaatatgtaaaactttttattaaaatttttccgacGCTATTCATTTCGCGTAAATGATTCTTTCTAGATGCTTTTCACGTGTTATTATGGCGGGGGCATCTAAAATAATGTAGCTGCACTATTGTCGGCCTATTgtcaataataaagtaattataaagtagCCATTAATCGAGGTTCTACTGCATCGATTAAAAGCGTGCGTCATATATAGAACTTAtagttgttaaaaaaaaaaaaggccaAAGAGTCTCGTCGAAATAACGAGTTCGGtctttttagtaataatttgGAGCTTACTTGCTCAAAACCTTCTTACCAAAGCTAATTCTGctctaatttttcttctttaatgtaatatatagcAAATCTTTCCCGAATATCGACAGCTACCTCCAACTTTGTTGCGATCTAGTCCATTTTTCATGAATTAACGTATCGATGTACCGTTGAAatgggaatttttttttagcaggCCTAAAAAGACTCACTTGTGTATGCTATCAATCACTTGTCATACGTGATTATAGCAACGATCGATCGGTAAGCGATTCAAGGTGCATAATACGAAGCAGCGAAGCAGCAACTAAACTActcaaataattgtttattcttcAGTGCTAGCTTTACTCGTCCACAAAGCAGGGTACtgcgaatttattattttcacgttCGTCCACGTGTTTTTCTACAAAGCGAATATTATTTCTACCttctatatttgtaatttataccGATGTTTATACCAATTTTGCTGAAGATGCTGACGAATTgcgtattaaatataatattacgcgACATTCCTGTACTACACGTTTAACGCTGACTATGAGCAATAATTACACGTATTTATTGTAACGAAATTCCGCAATTTAGTCATTACATACAAGTAAATGATATACAAGTAAACGTATCGCggtaatattgaaattttctcgaatatataatatgcactATTCTACGCGATGTTCCTGCGCGATTGATATTGATTGCAATATGGTACGTGCAGCTATTGTTCAGTAGCAAGCagatatatatgaaacagataTAGTCGAACAGCATGTCTGAATTTCCCGATatccaatatattttatttcaattcccGATTCCTATACCCTATATCCGATATCATTAACTTTTAGCTTCTAAGATCAAATCTCGAATTCGCAATAGCGAGTTCTCAATTtaccgtaaaaaaaaaatatttccgtgGATATTTCCGCTTTCCATTCTCGCAGTTATATCcacgatttttatttaccaAGTTTcgaatttataaacaaatattatcttGGCTCACACGATTACGCATTACTCATAGGTTATC
This window harbors:
- the Igl gene encoding uncharacterized protein Igl isoform X3; translation: MGCNTSKESVQPAVEEAKEGDSVKNGDISKAAENSAEASNEGNENAEEDKEKEAAATKIQAVFRGHHARKSLRVSETASKETKTDEEPSEPTQEQLQEEFRADDQELCDAAKKIQATFRGHMSRKEATTAAKSAMNMVESATAKIEEKMDDAAQELEGIDLADPDLHKAATKIQASFRGHKVRQEVNIHTADDIKK
- the Igl gene encoding uncharacterized protein Igl isoform X2, giving the protein MTGAGASSDIVSRHATRESQSPHAVNIACKARDISKAAENSAEASNEGNENAEEDKEKEAAATKIQAVFRGHHARKSLRVSETASKETKTDEEPSEPTQEQLQEEFRADDQELCDAAKKIQATFRGHMSRKEATTAAKSAMNMVESATAKIEEKVAVIDHFCTEVRERKLLLDPLTLR
- the Igl gene encoding uncharacterized protein Igl isoform X1; the encoded protein is MTGAGASSDIVSRHATRESQSPHAVNIACKARDISKAAENSAEASNEGNENAEEDKEKEAAATKIQAVFRGHHARKSLRVSETASKETKTDEEPSEPTQEQLQEEFRADDQELCDAAKKIQATFRGHMSRKEATTAAKSAMNMVESATAKIEEKMDDAAQELEGIDLADPDLHKAATKIQASFRGHKVRQEVNIHTADDIKK